A single window of Scylla paramamosain isolate STU-SP2022 chromosome 27, ASM3559412v1, whole genome shotgun sequence DNA harbors:
- the LOC135114042 gene encoding phosphatidylinositol 4-phosphate 3-kinase C2 domain-containing subunit beta-like isoform X2 has protein sequence MVKAGTEKEIASDSGTSREKSKKSKRKSTFYSFPVNADLEVFEESPIPVPTPVPAPIPTPVPTPVPTPLPLEAEGKSPENENDVDVTDNVDSIDNCDLNFQIRTRKSESHWYMIYYDGSIDITDDEDCDDLEEPCDSSESALRPAAGCTASSAMQRDQRKHEMKRSCLKFDGTSTSSHIQLCKIPALSADDEARAFWDSIKRRRGEYTWSDHIGNPGLLHSACLESSIDPKQSIKLTVHYLSHESVTFTCNLDSSVEHVVMHTVCTLELPGESADYVLKVRGLDEYLSGETVLGEYEYVHTCMKFDEDVIFTLMHADSVKQAYLRTEEDDQTVLNVHVEELMSAGSGDVAHYEQLTIVVETFEKELSRLQNSGFLLIDGTPVQDLPSPMRSRKVRQVVRQMCTVLGNLETNEVSDAITTLVNTCRIIQKSQGILDGEEDFPGQRILSTGSHDASSPDFLKKQLLDAVSCLGAAVNNFLIMYAKAFRVDFTVDITTEPTNDPQDIRDVREKVSVKIQGFHRLEREWKYDEYFVHAQLFHGSRCLGQPGYSHTRKMSEGTTFYPKVTFNGWLDLEARINTLPKESRLVFTVFGVKIIEAESKGDQPQYIREEIGWAAVQCFSFDGHLTQGSHLLTLWPMASDRRLGPAPYSSDHPQVHSCPVLSVELFDIKGEVVFPEIIPLEPTKLEFSSLDINTQQLLSDIIERDIFTFNKGSAEEREILWEKRHYLHAEPFALAKVLLAAHSWDVSCLPDLHSIVKNWASPAPADALHLLLPCFPDSVVRARAVEWIRGLGSDELISFLPQLVQAVKHEAWDVSPIAELLLERALTSPRLAHHLYWLLNQCLPLQTNMGGEREVVSDARYRRRLNLVTRALMAVCGKNMENRLLKQEAVLRSLYATAMSIKDIKDNQRMPKLCRDLEHIHYSLQASPTSLPLSPSMEVAGVDVKNCSYFNSFTVPLRLAFLSSEAETDPIHAIFKVGDDLRQDMLVIQMIRLMDRLWLKEDLDLKVVTFNVVPTGDKIGIIELVKDAETLRKIQTEYGVTGSFQDRPIAEWLAKQNPSQLEYQRAVENFTASCAAYCVATYILGICDRHNDNIMLKTSGHLFHIDFGKFLGDAQKFGSFKRDRTPFVLTSDMAYVINGGEKPSDKFQGFVDLCCCAFNIIRKNGQLLLYLFALMASSGIPGVTWEAVTYVERALLQDNTNAEAGAMFSRMIQDSLKSWFTQVNFFIHNLAQLRFSGDHSGDLLLSFIPKIYTAQQDGKISKVSLYSYQKRYNPNKYYVYILEVEREGQREPTYLFRSYREFSEFHQKLCLIFPLARIHSLPKGVQIGRSEVKAVAEKRKFEIELFLATLFDLTAEISHSDLVYTFFHPLLRDQEDTDIHIKKLKNRDTRSSLPPNLPSVPGHVQGQVKVSVQYLRGQLQIMVHHARNLSFISNGQEPSPYVKLYLLPDPHKKTKRKTKVVKKTCHPTFMELITYRMSQDIIKQRILEISVWSEDKFSENIYLGSSYLRLNALELKEEQCEWLSLEHQRNTALGHTIQHNA, from the exons ATGGTTAAAGCtggaacagaaaaagagattGCCAGTGATTCTGGAACTTCTAGGGAAAAGTCTAAAAAATCCAAAAGAAAAAGtaccttttattcatttccGGTAAATGCCGATCTTGAAGTTTTTGAGGAATCCCCTATACCAGTGCCCACACCTGTGCCTGCACCAATCCCCACACCTGTACCCACACCTGTACCCACACCTCTGCCACTTGAAGCAGAAGGCAAAAGTCcagagaatgaaaatgatgtGGATGTAACAGACAATGTTGATTCTATAGATAACTGTGATCTTAATTTCCAAATTAGAACTAGAAAGTCAGAAAGCCATTGGTACATGATATATTATGATGGCAGCATTGATATTACTGATGATGAGGATTGTGATGATCTAGAGGAGCCTTGTGACAGCTCTGAATCAGCATTGCGACCTGCCGCTGGGTGCACAGCCTCTAGTGCCATGCAGAGAGATCAGAGAAAGCATGAGATG AAGAGGTCTTGCTTGAAATTTGATGGCACTTCAACCTCAAGTCATATTCAGCTTTGCAAGATTCCTGCCCTGAGTGCAGATGATGAAGCAAGAGCCTTCTGGGATAGCATCAAGAGGCGCAGAG GAGAGTATACGTGGAGTGATCACATAGGAAATCCTGGGCTCCTGCACAGTGCCTGCCTTGAAAGCTCGATTGACCCTAAGCAGAGTATTAAACTGACTGTGCACTACCTCAGCCATGAATCTGTCACTTTCACATGCAACT tggATTCAAGCGTGGAGCATGTTGTGATGCACACTGTATGCACTTTGGAACTTCCTGGAGAATCAGCAGATTATGTTCTCAAG GTCCGTGGACTGGATGAATATTTATCTGGAGAGACAGTCCTTGGAGAGTATGAATATGTACACACCTGTATGAAATTTGATGAAGATGTTATTTTCACACTCATGCATGCAGATTCAGTCAAGCAAGCATATCTACGAACG GAGGAAGATGACCAAACAGTCTTAAATGTACATGTGGAAGAACTTATGTCTGCTGGATCTGGAGATGTGGCACACTATGAACAGCTCACCATTGTGGTTG AAACGTTTGAGAAAGAACTGTCACGCCTTCAGAATTCAGGATTTTTGCTGATTGATGGGACACCAGTTCAAGACTTACCTTCCCCCATGAGGTCAAGGAAAGTCCGTCAG GTTGTGAGGCAGATGTGCACTGTGCTGGGAAACTTGGAAACAAATGAAGTTTCTGATGCTATTACTACCCTTGTGAACACATGTAGAATTATTCAAAAGAGTCAA GGCATTCTTGATGGTGAAGAAGACTTTCCTGGACAACGCATTCTTTCCACTGGTTCTCATGATGCATCCAGCCCAGATTTTCTTAAGAAGCAGCTCCTGGATGCTGTCAGCTGCTTGGGTGCTGCTGTCAACAACTTTTTGATCATGTACGCAAAAGCCTTCAGGGTGGATTTCACAGTGGATATTACAACAGAACCCACAAATG ACCCACAAGATATACGAGATGTGAGAGAAAAAGTGTCTGTGAAGATTCAAGGTTTCCATCGTCTGGAACGAGAGTGGAAATATGATGAATATTTTGTGCATGCTCAGCTGTTCCATGGGTCAAGATGTTTAGGACAGCCTGGCTATTCTCacaccagaaaaatgtctgaaGGCACCACATTCTACCCCAAAGTCACTTTTAATGGATG GCTTGATCTGGAAGCTCGCATCAACACTCTACCAAAGGAGAGCAGACTTGTCTTCACAGTGTTTGGAGTGAAAATTATTGAAGCAGAGAGTAAAGGTGACCAGCCTCAGTACATTAGAGAAGAGATTGGATGGGCGGCAGTACAGTGCTTCTCCTTTGATGG ACACCTCACTCAGGGATCCCACCTCCTCACTCTGTGGCCAATGGCAAGTGACAGACGGCTGGGTCCTGCGCCTTACTCCTCTGACCATCCACAGGTCCACAGCTGCCCAGTCCTCT CTGTGGAGCTGTTTGACATTAAGGGGGAAGTTGTGTTCCCAGAGATCATCCCCCTTGAGCCAACAAAACTTGAGTTCTCCTCCTTGGACATCAACACACAACAACTTCTCTCTGATATAATAGAGAGGGACATTTTTACGTTTAACAA AGGATCGGCAGAAGAACGTGAAATTCTATGGGAAAAGAGACACTATCTGCATGCAGAGCCCTTCGCCCTGGCCAAGGTTCTGCTAGCTGCACACTCATGGGATGTGTCATGTCTGCCAGATCTTCACTCTATTGTCAAGAATTGGGCCTCACCAGCTCCAGCAGATGCCTTGCACCTTCTGTTGCCTTG tTTCCCAGACAGTGTGGTGCGTGCTCGTGCAGTGGAGTGGATCAGGGGGCTGGGCTCTGATGAACTGATATCATTTTTGCCTCAGTTAGTCCAGGCTGTGAAACATGAAGCTTGGGATGTATCCCCCATAGCAGAGCTGCTGCTGGAACGTGCCCTCACCTCCCCAAGGCTTGCACACCATCTTTATTGGCTACTCAATCAGTGTCTTCCTCTTCAG ACCAACATGGGAGGGGAGCGTGAAGTGGTGAGTGATGCCAGGTACCGGCGCCGACTGAACCTGGTCACCCGAGCACTGATGGCAGTGTGTGGGAAAAATATGGAGAACAGGCTACTTAAACAAGAAGCTGTCCTTAGA AGCCTTTATGCCACAGCCATGAGCATCAAGGACATTAAGGATAACCAGAGAATGCCCAAACTATGCAGAGATTTGGAGCATATACATTACAGTCTTCAG GCAAGCCCAACATCTCTTCCTTTGTCACCATCCATGGAAGTTGCTGGAGTGGATGTAAAAAATTGTTCCTACTTCAACTCCTTCACAGTGCCTCTCAGGCTGGCATTCTTGTCTTCAGAGGCAGAAACTGATCCAATACATGCAATTTTCAAG GTGGGAGATGACCTGCGGCAAGACATGCTGGTGATTCAGATGATCCGGCTGATGGACAGATTGTGGCTCAAAGAGGATCTGGATCTCAAGGTGGTCACTTTTAATGTTGTGCCCACAGGAGATAAGATAG GAATTATTGAACTAGTCAAAGATGCAGAAACATTGCGCAAGATTCAGACGGAATATGGGGTCACCGGCTCCTTTCAGGATCGTCCCATAGCAGAGTGGCTGGCGAAGCAAAACCCCTCACAGCTAGAGTACCAAAGAGCTGTTGAAAATTTTACTG cttcATGTGCTGCGTACTGTGTTGCTACTTACATATTGGGAATCTGTGATCGTCACAATGATAATATTATGCTGAAGACCTCTGGACATCTGTTCCACATTGactttggcaaattccttggtGATGCACAAAAGTTTGGTAGTTTTAAAAGGGATCGCACACCCTTTGTGCTGACATCTGACATGGCTTATGTTATAAATGGAGGTGAGAAACCCTCTGACAAATTCCAAGGATTTGTTGATCTCTGTTGTTGTGCTTTCAACATTATTCGAAAAAATGGCCAACTTCTCCTATACTTATTTGCTCTG ATGGCATCTTCCGGCATCCCTGGTGTAACATGGGAAGCAGTGACATACGTGGAGCGAGCATTACTACAGGACAACACCAATGCTGAGGCGGGTGCCATGTTCTCCCGCATGATCCAGGACTCACTCAAGTCGTGGTTCACTCAG GTTAATTTCTTCATCCACAACTTGGCACAACTGAGGTTTTCAGGTGATCACTCAGGTGATctccttttatccttcattCCAAAGATATATAC AGCACAGCAAGATGGTAAAATCAGCAAGGTGAGCCTTTACAGTTACCAAAAACGGTACAATCCCAATAAGTATTATGTGTACATCCtagaagtggagagggagggccAAAGAGAGCCAACCTATTTGTTCCGATCCTACAGAGAATTCTCAGAGTTTCACCAGAAGTTGTGCCTCATCTTTCCATTAGCTAGGATCCATAG CCTTCCTAAAGGTGTTCAGATTGGCCGCTCAGAAGTGAAGGCAGTTGCTGAGAAGAGGAAATTTGAGATTGAGCTTTTCCTTGCCACACTCTTTGACTTAACAGCTGAGATATCCCACTCTGATCTGGTTTACACATTCTTTCACCCACTGCTGAGAGATCAAGAAGACACTGATATCCAcataaaaaaactgaaaaatagag aCACCCGTAGTTCACTCCCTCCAAATTTACCAAGTGTACCGGGTCATGTGCAGGGCCAAGTGAAAGTTAGTGTGCAGTACCTGCGTGGGCAGCTGCAAATCATGGTCCATCATGCCCGCAATCTGTCTTTCATCAGTAATGGACAGGAGCCTTCCCCTTATGTGAAGCTGTACCTCCTGCCAGACCcgcacaagaaaacaaagaggaagacaaaagttGTGAAAAAAACATGCCATCCAACTTTCATGGAGCTT atAACCTACCGAATGTCTCAGGACATCATCAAGCAGCGTATCCTTGAAATAAGCGTGTGGAGTGAGGACAAGTTCAGTGAGAATATTTACCTAGGAAGTTCCTATTTACGACTCAATGCCCTGgagctgaaggaggagcagtGTGAGTGGCTGAGTCTGGAGCACCAGCGCAATACAGCCCTGGGACACACCATTCAGCACAATGCCTAG